A single region of the Deltaproteobacteria bacterium genome encodes:
- a CDS encoding DUF433 domain-containing protein has translation MEIRHFLFERITLDPEKCFGKPCVRGLRMPVASILGYLSSGMTVEEILAEWPELEREDIQQALGYAAWAMEERVVPRETAAGK, from the coding sequence ATGGAGATCCGACACTTCCTTTTTGAGCGTATCACGCTCGATCCCGAGAAATGCTTCGGGAAGCCCTGCGTCCGAGGGCTCCGGATGCCCGTGGCCTCCATCCTGGGGTACCTGAGCTCTGGGATGACCGTGGAGGAGATTCTCGCAGAGTGGCCGGAACTCGAGCGCGAGGACATCCAGCAGGCGCTCGGTTATGCGGCGTGGGCCATGGAGGAGCGGGTCGTGCCCCGCGAGACGGCCGCGGGGAAGTGA
- a CDS encoding glycosyltransferase family 2 protein, which produces MALAVFWTMVGLLVYVYAGYPCLVFVLARLRPRPVRKGPELPTVSFIIAAYNEEASIAAKLRNTLALDYPAEKLEIIVASDGSTDRTDAIVRETFGDRVTLLAAGRQGKTIAQNRAVAEVATGEIIVFSDATTVYRPPSLRALVANFADPEVGLVTGSVIHGLEVNAGVVKGRAAYWSYESFVRRQESRFHSILGAAGCCHALRRRLYTPLAPDLIGDVVQTVKVVQQGYRAVVEDDAVVYEPAESTTIREELERRARVIARGLRGKWYLRDFFNPLRHPWFCLQVLSHRLLRWSVPLFLILLFVANAILLDRPLFRAVFGAQLAFYALAALGWALERRQLSPPGLTVPFYFCVINLAPLLAVRSLLRGERKATWETARTEPGPARG; this is translated from the coding sequence ATGGCCCTGGCGGTCTTCTGGACGATGGTCGGGTTGCTCGTCTACGTCTACGCGGGCTACCCGTGTCTCGTCTTCGTGCTGGCACGGCTGCGCCCGCGACCGGTGCGCAAGGGCCCCGAGCTGCCGACCGTCTCGTTCATCATCGCCGCCTACAACGAGGAGGCGTCCATCGCCGCCAAGCTGCGGAACACGCTCGCCCTCGACTACCCGGCCGAGAAGCTCGAGATCATCGTCGCATCGGACGGCTCGACGGACCGGACGGACGCGATCGTGCGCGAGACGTTCGGCGACCGGGTGACGCTCCTCGCCGCGGGCCGCCAGGGGAAGACGATCGCGCAGAACCGCGCCGTCGCGGAGGTGGCGACGGGCGAGATCATCGTCTTCTCCGACGCCACCACCGTCTATCGGCCGCCGAGCCTCCGGGCGCTGGTGGCGAACTTCGCCGACCCCGAGGTGGGCCTCGTGACGGGCAGCGTGATCCACGGCCTCGAGGTGAACGCGGGCGTGGTGAAAGGGCGGGCGGCGTACTGGAGCTACGAGAGCTTCGTGCGGCGGCAGGAAAGCCGCTTCCACTCGATCCTCGGCGCCGCCGGCTGCTGCCATGCGCTCCGGCGCCGGCTCTACACGCCGCTCGCGCCCGATCTCATCGGCGACGTGGTGCAGACCGTGAAGGTCGTGCAGCAGGGCTACCGGGCGGTGGTGGAGGACGACGCCGTCGTGTACGAGCCGGCCGAGTCGACCACGATCCGCGAGGAGCTCGAGCGGCGCGCGCGGGTGATCGCGCGCGGCCTGCGCGGCAAGTGGTACCTGCGCGACTTCTTCAACCCGCTGCGCCATCCGTGGTTCTGCCTGCAGGTGCTGTCGCACCGCCTGCTGCGCTGGTCGGTGCCGCTCTTCCTCATCCTGCTCTTCGTGGCGAACGCGATCCTCCTCGACCGGCCGCTGTTCCGCGCCGTCTTCGGCGCGCAGCTGGCGTTCTACGCGCTGGCGGCCCTCGGGTGGGCGCTCGAGCGGCGCCAGCTGTCGCCGCCCGGGCTCACCGTCCCGTTCTACTTCTGCGTGATCAACCTCGCCCCGCTGCTGGCCGTCCGATCGCTGCTCCGCGGTGAGCGGAAGGCGACCTGGGAGACGGCGCGGACCGAGCCCGGCCCGGCGCGGGGGTGA
- a CDS encoding methyltransferase — MGDGADRARPGAGVSSRGPRGALGRAAFVAGRWLRTSPTVARWLFGVTVERPAEYLLWDLTTLALRRALATHVRDGQAVLEVGTGPVAILSLHLARRPLRVTATEVCPEFVASARAHAARNARSRVGEVAVVQGDLFQNVPERFDVIFINPPYLPEGTYETLARAGAYEGLTPAGARSASSGGPRGDELITRFLAEAPAHLRAGGKVLVGTNPRYLPPARIAEAARARGLRQVAVLGRWWNPSRVLVLEPAKNGLTQTSTDSSTRATRSGPSASTPASQSEACRTRSRWSGPRRCKPTTPPAQSSGRSSREPMHPFIVPRGRR, encoded by the coding sequence CTGGGAGACGGCGCGGACCGAGCCCGGCCCGGCGCGGGGGTGAGCTCCCGAGGACCGCGTGGCGCGCTCGGGCGGGCAGCCTTCGTGGCCGGCCGGTGGCTGCGCACCTCGCCGACGGTCGCGCGCTGGCTCTTCGGCGTGACGGTCGAGCGACCGGCCGAGTACCTGCTCTGGGACCTGACCACGCTCGCGCTGCGCCGCGCGCTCGCGACCCACGTCCGGGACGGGCAGGCGGTCCTCGAGGTCGGCACCGGCCCGGTCGCGATCCTGAGCCTCCACCTCGCGCGCCGCCCGCTGCGGGTGACCGCCACCGAGGTGTGCCCCGAGTTCGTCGCGAGCGCCCGGGCGCACGCCGCACGCAACGCCCGCTCGCGCGTGGGCGAGGTGGCGGTCGTCCAGGGCGACCTCTTCCAGAACGTACCCGAGCGCTTCGACGTGATCTTCATCAACCCGCCCTACCTCCCCGAGGGCACCTACGAGACCCTCGCGCGGGCCGGCGCCTACGAGGGCTTGACGCCGGCCGGCGCGCGCTCGGCGAGCAGCGGCGGCCCGCGCGGCGACGAGCTCATCACCCGCTTCCTCGCCGAGGCGCCGGCGCACCTGAGAGCCGGTGGGAAGGTGCTGGTGGGGACGAACCCGCGCTATCTCCCGCCCGCCCGGATCGCCGAGGCGGCGCGGGCGCGGGGGCTGCGGCAGGTGGCCGTCCTCGGGCGGTGGTGGAATCCGTCCCGCGTGCTGGTGCTGGAGCCTGCCAAGAACGGTCTAACGCAGACTTCGACCGACTCTTCGACCCGAGCGACGAGATCTGGGCCTTCCGCCTCGACACCGGCGAGCCAATCCGAAGCGTGCCGAACCCGATCCAGGTGGTCCGGGCCGCGTCGGTGCAAACCAACGACACCGCCGGCCCAATCATCCGGCCGTTCATCCCGTGAGCCGATGCATCCCTTCATTGTGCCACGAGGGCGCCGCTAG
- a CDS encoding NAD(P)/FAD-dependent oxidoreductase — protein MTSEHFEVLVVGAGISGIGAGYHLQTSCPARTYAILEARDDIGGTWDLFRYPGIRSDSDMFTLGYSFKPWTGRKAIADGWSILEYLRETAREHGIDRKIRFGHRVKRASWSTEEARWTVEVERGERQEAVRFTCNFLFMCSGYFNYADGYTPEFLGTERFAGRIVHPQKWTEDVDYDGKRVVVIGSGATAVTLVPELAKKAAHVTMLQRSPTYIIALPAEDRIASWLRRHLPGRVAYGITRWKNVLLALWFYRFCRRHPQRARALIAKWLRNELGPGYDVGTHFNPRYNPWEQRLCLVPDGDLFQTMRHGRASVVTDRIEAFTEKGLKLRSGAELEADLIVTATGLNLLLLGGLEASVDGVRVDFAKTFNYKGMMFSDVPNLALAVGYTNASWTLKAELICRYVCRLLTHMAKTGARQCTPRLRDPSLEQAPFIDLTSGYVQRAIHMFPKQGSKTPWKLHQNYALDLMMLQRGKVDDGVMEFSNPAISVARPAEAAGAVGARASGQWVSPPEAGARSAGHVADRRSSRWARSPGG, from the coding sequence ATGACGAGCGAACACTTCGAAGTGCTGGTCGTCGGCGCCGGCATCTCCGGCATCGGCGCCGGCTACCATCTGCAGACCAGCTGTCCCGCTCGGACGTATGCCATCCTCGAAGCGCGCGACGACATCGGCGGCACCTGGGACCTGTTCCGCTATCCCGGCATCCGCTCGGACTCCGACATGTTCACCTTGGGATACTCCTTCAAGCCCTGGACGGGTCGCAAGGCCATCGCCGACGGGTGGTCGATCCTCGAGTATCTTCGCGAGACCGCGAGAGAGCATGGGATCGATCGGAAGATCAGGTTTGGACACCGCGTCAAGCGGGCGTCGTGGTCGACGGAAGAGGCACGGTGGACGGTCGAGGTGGAGCGAGGCGAACGGCAGGAGGCCGTACGCTTCACCTGCAACTTCCTCTTCATGTGCAGCGGCTATTTCAACTATGCGGACGGCTACACGCCCGAGTTCCTCGGCACCGAGCGGTTCGCAGGGCGCATCGTTCACCCGCAGAAGTGGACCGAGGACGTCGACTACGACGGCAAGCGCGTGGTCGTGATCGGCAGCGGAGCGACGGCCGTGACGCTCGTCCCGGAGCTGGCGAAGAAGGCCGCGCACGTGACGATGTTGCAGCGCTCACCGACGTACATCATCGCCCTGCCGGCGGAGGACAGAATCGCGAGCTGGCTGCGCCGTCACCTGCCTGGCCGCGTCGCCTACGGCATCACACGTTGGAAGAACGTGCTGCTCGCCCTGTGGTTCTACCGGTTCTGCCGGCGTCACCCGCAGCGCGCCAGGGCGCTCATCGCCAAGTGGCTGAGAAACGAGCTCGGCCCCGGCTACGACGTCGGCACGCACTTCAACCCCCGCTACAACCCGTGGGAGCAGCGACTCTGCCTGGTGCCGGACGGCGATCTCTTCCAAACCATGCGGCACGGCCGCGCGTCCGTGGTGACCGACCGGATCGAGGCGTTCACGGAAAAGGGCCTGAAGTTGCGCTCGGGTGCCGAGCTCGAGGCCGATCTCATCGTGACGGCCACCGGACTGAACCTCCTGCTGCTGGGCGGGCTGGAGGCCAGCGTGGACGGCGTGCGCGTCGATTTCGCGAAGACCTTCAACTACAAGGGCATGATGTTCAGCGACGTGCCGAACCTGGCGCTGGCGGTGGGCTACACGAACGCTTCGTGGACGCTCAAGGCCGAGCTGATCTGCCGGTACGTCTGCCGGCTGCTCACCCACATGGCGAAGACGGGGGCCCGGCAGTGCACGCCGCGACTACGCGACCCCAGCCTCGAGCAGGCGCCCTTCATCGACCTCACGTCCGGCTACGTTCAGCGGGCGATCCACATGTTCCCGAAGCAGGGCTCGAAGACGCCGTGGAAGCTCCACCAGAACTACGCGCTCGATCTCATGATGCTGCAGCGCGGGAAGGTCGACGACGGCGTGATGGAGTTTTCCAATCCGGCGATCTCCGTCGCGCGCCCCGCGGAAGCCGCGGGTGCGGTGGGGGCCCGAGCATCCGGGCAATGGGTATCGCCGCCCGAAGCCGGTGCGCGATCCGCCGGACACGTGGCGGACCGAAGATCGAGCCGTTGGGCGAGGTCCCCAGGTGGGTGA
- a CDS encoding carbamoyltransferase translates to KIVGWFQGRMEFGARALGGRSILANPVFPGIKDKVNGQVKYRESWRPFCPSLVDGAKDEYLEGAAEAPFMIVAFPVKPDKRSLIPSAVHVDGTVRPQTVTEHANPRFHELLSEVGRRTGHPVVMNTSFNVRGEPIICTPLDAVRCFYSTGLDTLAIGDFVLTKR, encoded by the coding sequence CAAGATCGTCGGCTGGTTCCAGGGACGCATGGAGTTCGGCGCACGCGCGCTCGGCGGCCGCTCGATCCTCGCCAACCCCGTCTTCCCCGGGATCAAGGACAAGGTGAACGGCCAGGTGAAGTACCGCGAGAGCTGGCGGCCCTTCTGTCCCTCGCTGGTGGACGGCGCCAAGGACGAGTACCTCGAGGGCGCGGCCGAGGCGCCGTTCATGATCGTCGCCTTCCCGGTGAAACCCGACAAGCGCAGCCTGATCCCGTCCGCCGTGCACGTCGACGGCACGGTGCGGCCGCAGACCGTGACCGAGCACGCCAACCCGCGCTTCCACGAGCTCCTGTCCGAGGTCGGGAGACGGACGGGTCACCCGGTGGTGATGAACACGTCCTTCAACGTGCGCGGCGAGCCGATCATCTGCACGCCGCTGGATGCCGTCCGCTGCTTCTACTCGACCGGCCTCGACACGCTCGCGATCGGCGACTTCGTGCTCACGAAGCGCTAG